GAGCGCCACCAACTCCTGGAGTCCATCCGGCGTCATCTTGAGCGAGCCGGAGCCTGAGGTCGTCCGCGTTTGGCCCGCACACTCACGCGCAAGGGGGGCCGGTTCGATCGACCTCGGGGCGATTCTCGGCGGAAGAGAGCCGTTTTCGAGTGGCGGCGATGCGCACTTTGACGCAGGTTCCCGCGTTCTTCTAGCATCCTCGACTCCGCCCCCAGCCGCGGCAGCCACTCGTGCGTATCGCCCTCATCAGTGACATCCACTCGAACCTCGCCGCGCTCGACGCGGTCCTCGCGGACATCGAGACGCGCAGCGTGAATCAGATCGTCTGCCTCGGGGACATCATCGGGTATGGCCCCGACCCGGTCGCGTGCATCGATCTCATCTCGCAGCGCTGTTCCTGGTGCCTGATGGGCAACCACGACTTCGGCGTGCTCTACGAGCCAACGAACTTCAATGCGGCGGCTGAAGCGGCGGCGTACTGGACGCGCCAGCAGATCGAGCAGGCCGCGCGGCAGAACCGCGACGATGGCGTTCGGCGCTGGGAATTCCTCGGTCGTCTCAAGGTGCGCGTGCTCTTCGATCGCTACCTGTGCGTGCACGGTTCGCCGCGCCGCCCGATCAACGAGTACCTCTTCCCCGAGGATGCGCTCAACAGCCCCGTCAAGATGCAGCAGGTCTTCGATCGCATCGAGCGCGCGTGCCTCGTGGGCCACACGCATGTGCCCGGTGTCTTCACGAACGAACCGGACTTCTATTCGCCGACGGACCTCGGCGGGTCGTACACCTTCCGCGAGGGTGAGAAGGCGATCATCAATCCCGGGTCGGTGGGCCAGCCTCGCGACCTCGATCCGCGCGCGAGTTACGCCGTCCTGACCATGGACAACGGCCAGCCCGGGCGCATCGACTTCCATCGTCTCGAATACGACGTGCAGTCCACGGTCGACAAGATTCACGACATTCCTCAACTCCACGATTGGCTCGGCGACCGCCTGCTCGAAGGTCGCTAGATCGAAGAACCCATGACTCCCGCCGTCCGACGCGCCGTCATCACGACGCTGGTCCTCTTCGTTGTCGCGGGGATCTTCGCGGTCGCCATCAAGGGCGGAGGCAGCCGTGCCAAGACACCCAATGCGGATGCCGCGGGCGCCGACAACGGAGCGCTCGTCGATCGCGGCGCTGCGGGAACCGACCGCTCGATCGCCTCGCCCTCGCCGACGACGACCGCGCCGAGTGCGCCGCTCGACTCCGCTGCATCGGGTTCACCAGCGACACCTGCGCTTGCTGACTCAGCCGCGCCCGATCAAGACCGCGCCGTCGCGAGCGATGCCACGGCGGGCGACACACTCGCAAGTGGCGCGCAGGCCGCGCCGGTCACCGACGCGGCGAGCCCGAGTCAGAGCGACGCGCCGTCCGCTGCGGTCACTCCGCCGTCAACCCAGGGCGAGAGCACTTCGCCGCCTGTGACACCGCGGGCACGCCCCCGAGCGCGGCCGGATGGATACTCCGCGATCTACGAAGCACGGGTGCCGGGAGGTGCGGAAGCGCCCGATGAGGCGGATCTCGTTCCGCTCGGGTCACTCGACCCCGCACAGGCCCGCTTCAGGGTCCGCTTTCATCCGCGCGGCGCGGGTGTCAGCGAGGTCGTCTTCTCCCAGTTCTGGAAGAATGTTTCCGAGCGCATCGCGTTCGAAGCGCACGAGCGGGCGGTGCGCGCGGGCCGACCGCCGCCGCCGCTGCCGCCCGACTCGGAGCGCTATGTGCTTCAGACGCTCCAGCGCTTCGGCAGCACCACGATTCCGCTCCTGGCGGCCATCGATGTGAATGTCGATGGCGAGCAGGTGAAGCTCCTCGATGATGTCTGGGGACAGGTGTCGCCCGGCGTCTTCGCGACGGAGATCGTCGACCTCGACGATGGCACGCTCGTGGCGCGCATCGAGCGCCGCTTCGAAGTCACCGGTGCGGTCGATGGCTTCGGCGCCGGTTACAACCTGCGGCTTCTGCATCGCATCGAGAACCACACGGGCGCCGAGGTGCCGGTGCGGCTTTCGCAGTGCGGACCGGGCGACCTGACGCTGGAAACCGCGCTCTTCATGGACACGCGCCGCTTTCAGTTCGGCTACCTCTACAGCCCGCAGCGCGATCCGAGCCGCCAGGCGGTCATTGTGCACGGCGCGACGGAAGAGCGCTCCGAGGTTCTCTCGCGGATTGATGCGGGCAACAACCTGCTCTGGCCGACGCCGGCGCAGCGCGAGGCGGGCTACGAAATCAGCTGGTACGGCACCACCAATCGCTACTTCGCGCTGGCGGTGCACGCGCCACTCGAACCGCCGCAGCAGACTTCGAAGAGCCTTGCCCACGCCGTCGAGCAGGTGCTGGTCACGGCCAGCCCCGGCGAACCCGCATCACGCGTCATCTTCAGCACCCTGCGCGCCCCCGAGATGCGGGTTCCCGCGCGCTCGGCCGTGAACCTCGAACTGGGTGTCTATGCAGGGCCTCTCGATCCGCGTGTGCTCGATCGCGTGGAGCCCTTCGCGGCGCTCAACCTGAGCGGTCTCATTCTCTACCAGATGAGCGGCTGCTGCGCCTGGTGCACCTTCGCGTGGCTCGCCAAGGGCATCGTGTCGCTGCTGATCTTCCTGCACGACCATGTCGTCTTCGACTGGGGATTGGCCATCATCGTGCTGGTGGCCATGGTGCGCCTCATGCTGCATCCGCTCACCCGTGCGTCGCAGATCAACATGCAGCGCTTCGCGCGCGGCATGCAGGAGCTGAAGCCGCAGCTCGACGCGATCCAGAAGCGCTACG
This is a stretch of genomic DNA from Phycisphaeraceae bacterium. It encodes these proteins:
- a CDS encoding metallophosphoesterase family protein — protein: MRIALISDIHSNLAALDAVLADIETRSVNQIVCLGDIIGYGPDPVACIDLISQRCSWCLMGNHDFGVLYEPTNFNAAAEAAAYWTRQQIEQAARQNRDDGVRRWEFLGRLKVRVLFDRYLCVHGSPRRPINEYLFPEDALNSPVKMQQVFDRIERACLVGHTHVPGVFTNEPDFYSPTDLGGSYTFREGEKAIINPGSVGQPRDLDPRASYAVLTMDNGQPGRIDFHRLEYDVQSTVDKIHDIPQLHDWLGDRLLEGR
- the yidC gene encoding membrane protein insertase YidC yields the protein MTPAVRRAVITTLVLFVVAGIFAVAIKGGGSRAKTPNADAAGADNGALVDRGAAGTDRSIASPSPTTTAPSAPLDSAASGSPATPALADSAAPDQDRAVASDATAGDTLASGAQAAPVTDAASPSQSDAPSAAVTPPSTQGESTSPPVTPRARPRARPDGYSAIYEARVPGGAEAPDEADLVPLGSLDPAQARFRVRFHPRGAGVSEVVFSQFWKNVSERIAFEAHERAVRAGRPPPPLPPDSERYVLQTLQRFGSTTIPLLAAIDVNVDGEQVKLLDDVWGQVSPGVFATEIVDLDDGTLVARIERRFEVTGAVDGFGAGYNLRLLHRIENHTGAEVPVRLSQCGPGDLTLETALFMDTRRFQFGYLYSPQRDPSRQAVIVHGATEERSEVLSRIDAGNNLLWPTPAQREAGYEISWYGTTNRYFALAVHAPLEPPQQTSKSLAHAVEQVLVTASPGEPASRVIFSTLRAPEMRVPARSAVNLELGVYAGPLDPRVLDRVEPFAALNLSGLILYQMSGCCAWCTFAWLAKGIVSLLIFLHDHVVFDWGLAIIVLVAMVRLMLHPLTRASQINMQRFARGMQELKPQLDAIQKRYADDPERLKAEQFRLYRERGVNPVGCLGGILPTFLQTPIWIALYAVLFFAFALRQEPAFFGVFQLFGGWMFLADLSAPDHFISFGRSLNFWLFSLDGINILPILMGVVFWFSQKYMSPPPTTKLTPEQESQQKMMKWMMVLIFPIFMFKMPSGLTLYILTSTIVGLFESRAVRKQIERMDLSPKQPAKKKKQDLMGRMYSDALERAREKQKGPPKKYKER